Below is a window of Kiritimatiellia bacterium DNA.
TACGTGAATATGGCCAAGGCAGGCGAGGTGGGCGGCGTATTGGACAAGGTCCTGCTTCGGTTGGCCGAGTTCATGGAAAAAGCCCAGAAGATTAAAAACAAGGTCGCGAGCGCCATGGTTTACCCCATCGTCGTCATGGTCATGGCGGTCGGGATTTTGACCTTTCTGATGGTGTTTATTATTCCGAAGTTCAAGGAGATCTTCTCCGAACTACTGGAAGGGCAGGCGCTTCCCGGATTGACTGAATTTGTGATGGGCGTCAGCGGTGCCGTGGCAGGCACGGTGGATCTCGGATTCGCGCGTGTTCCGGGGCTGTTGCTAGTGATCCTTGCGATTTTTCTGATCGTCAGCCTGGTGAAGCTGCTCGCGAAGACCAGCGCCGGGGCGTACATGATCGACAAATTGAAGTTCAACCTGCCCATATTCGGCCCGCTCATTCGAAAGACGGCGATCGGACGGTTTACGCGAACGCTTGGCACTTTGATGTCCTCCGGCGTTCCCGTGTTGCAGGCCCTCAACATTGTGCGCGATACTGCTGGGAACGAGGTCCTGGCCCGTGCGGTCTCTATGGTGCACGACGCGGTCAAAGAGGGCGAAAACATGGCTCCGCCGATCGAGGCAACCAAGGTCTTTCCGCCGATGGTCATCAGCATGGTGCAGGTCGGCGAGGAAACCGGCGAATTACCGGAAATGCTGATGAAGATCGCCGACAACTACGACGACGAGGTGGACAACGCAGTCGCCGGTCTAACGTCCGTCATTGAGCCGCTGCTGATCGTCTTCCTCGCGCTTGTGGTCGGAACCATCGTCATCGCCCTGTTCCTGCCGCTCATCTCGATCATTGGTAAGTTGAGCTGAGGCTCGGAAAGCCGTGCCAGCGGCCCGCCCGTGCTGCCAATTACGAAAAGCCATCCCTCGCGTTGGAGCCGTGGCGAGCTGGCCATTGCGGCAGCAATCGGCCTGCTTGCGCTAGCCATCGCCTGGCCCGGTTGCCGAACCATTCACGCTCGCCGTCAGTTGGCGATGGTCCGACATGATATCGCCACGCTGGAAAGGGCCTTGGTCCGATATTTTCGGGAATACGGAGCGTGGCCCGTCCCGCCGAGTGTATCGCCTGGCGATGCGCACTTTGGAGGACTGCGTTCGAATTCGGAAATCGTCAGGGTCCTTCGGGCCAAAATGGCCCCAGGTGACCCCGAGGACGCATTGAATCCGCAACGGATCGTTTTTTTTGATGCCGATTCGTATCGGCCCGGAGCGTCGGGTCTTGACGAAGACGGCTCGTTCCTCGATCCGTGGGGGACTCCTTACCAGATTGCGCTCGACGGGGACTATGACAACGCCGTTACGCCGTCCCACGGCTCGACGGAGCGAATCTTGGGTTCCGGAGTGGCGATCCGATCATTTGGGCCGGACCGCCTACCCGATACGGCCGACGACCTTCGCTCATGGAAACAGGGCGCCGATGAACGGGTCAGAGCCGACGCAGGGATAACTTGGGAATGATGAAACCGCTACCTTTTCCATTTATGGGCAGCACGGCGCTTCTGCGCCCAGATTCAGAGGGAAACGCCTCTTCATGGCGTCCCACAGTGATCTAACGTCGCCAGAATCGAGGGATCAGAATCACGAGCAGCGTGTATAACTCCAGACGCCCGAGGAGCATGCAAACCGACAGCAGCGCCTTCGCGGCGTCCGGGAAGAAGGCGTAATTTCCTGCGGGGCCCACGCTGCCCAGTCCCGGACCCACGTTGCCAAGGCAGCTTACGGCCGCGGAAACGGCGGTCTTGAGATCGGGGGTGAAGGCCGCAAGCATCGCGGAAGCCGTCGCCCAGATGAGCGTGTAAATCAAGAAAAACGCCGAAATCATGGACACGATTTCGGGATCAATGATTTGGCGGCCGATCTTTATGTTGAAAATCGCCTGGGGCTGGATGAAGAGCTTGATCTCGCGAGAAACCTGTTTGGCCAGGACCAGAACCCGCACCACCTTGATGCCGCCGGCGGTCGATCCCGCGCAGCCGCCGATCAGCATCAGGCCAAAGAGCAGATATTGCGAAAGCGCCGGCCAGAGGGTGTAGTCGTGCGTCGTGAAACCTGTCGTGGTCATGATGGAAACGACGGTGAAAAGGATTTCCCGCAAGCCGGGGGACATTTCGCCGCCGTAGTTTCGGAAGCCAGCGTTGGCGAGGATCACGGCCGCCGCCGCTGCGAGGATGAGGATGTAGAGTCGCCATTCCCGGTCCCGCGCCCAAGCGGACCACTCACCGCGCAGCAGGCGCCAGTGGAGGGCGAAATTGATGCCGCTGAGGAACATGACGACGAGGATGATCCATTCGATCGCTGGATTCCCAAATGCGGAAACGCTGGCGGACCGCGTGGAAAATCCGCCGGTCGCCGTCGTTGCAAAGGCATGACAAACGGCGTCAAACCACCCCATCCCGGCCCATCGAAGCAGAGCAATCGTGACGACCGTCAACCCGATGTAGACGCCCCAAAGGAGCTTGGCCGTTACCGCGATTCTCGGCGTGAGACGGTCTTTGGCGGGGCCCGCGGCCTCTGCCTTGTAGATTTGCATGCCGCCGGAACCGAGCAGAGGGAGGATCGCAACGCAGAGGACGAGAATCCCCATCCCCCCGAGAAACTGGGTGACCGCCCGCCAGAGTAGAATCGAGCGTGGCGCTGACTCAAGGTCGCTCATCACGGAGGCGCCCGTCGTGGTGAATCCGGAGACCGATTCAAACCACGCATCCGCCAACGAAGGGGTTGCACCCGACAGCACAAACGGAATTGCCCCCAGCAACGTGCTTGTCAGCCAGCCGAATGCCACCACGCCCACGCCGTCACGGCGATTCAGGTCCACCGGTCCCCGAGTGAATGCCCATAATGCGGCGCCGCTGGCCAGAGAGAAGCCGGCGGCCAGGGCAAAGGCGAGCTGGGCATTCGGGGAATCGCCGAGCGCGGCTCCCACGCCAAGGCAAACGAGCATCGCCGCGCCCATGACAAGGGGCAGGAACGAAATCAGGTGGAAGACCGCGCGGAAGTTCACGAATGATCAGCCCCGAAACAAATCCTCCACGCGCTCGACCCCGCTCGGGAGGGCAAACAGCACCAGCCGATCCTGGATGCGCAACACAAGGTCGCCGGTGGGGGGCAGTACATTCTCCCCGCGCAGAACCGTCGCAATGACGATATCCTCCGGTACTTTTAGCGCGCGGATGGGCTTGTCGGCCCAACGATGTCCGGGCGCGATCACTACGTCGAGGAGCTCGCCCGGGAGATTGTGCAGCATGGCGGCCGCTTTCACGTTTTTCCCGCGCACAAAGTGAAGGATCGAGTTGATCATCGACATGTGGGCGCTGACCGCGCGGTCCAGGAGGCTCAGGCTTCCGATGATCGGGACGTATTCCGGACGGGTCACTTGCGCCAGGGTGAATGCCGCGCCAGCCTTTTCGGCCAGAAGACAAATGATGATGTTGTTCTCATCGGAACCTGTGGCGGCCACAAATGCCGAACCTCGAACCACGCCGGCGTTTTCGAGCGTTTCCTGCTCCAGAGCATTGCCTTTGATGACGAGCGCCTTGTCTAGGGCCTGTGAGCAAAATTGTGCGCGTTCAGCGTCTCGCTCGATCAACACAACGGGCATGTCGGCCTTTTCCAACCGAAGAGCAATTTGCAGGCCAAGATCTCCTCCACCGGCAATGACCACCTTCTCGAAGCGTTTGTGTTCCGGGTGGGCCCACTCGAGGAACGCGTTCACATCGTCCGGGGTGCCGCACAGATAAAGTTCATCGCCGATCATCAACTGGGTGTCCCCTCGGGGAATCATCAGTTCATTCGCGCGCATCAGAGCCATCATTCGGATACGTTGGAGCAGGTCGGGCCGCGGAAAATTCTTCAAGGTCTGAAGGATCAGCGGGCTGTCCATGTGGATTTTGAAGCCGACTGCCAAGACCCGGTTTTCAAACAAGTCGACCGCCTCGAGCGTTCCCGGCATGCGAAGGATAGTGAAAATTTCGTCGGCGCACTCCTCCTTTTGACTGATCACCAGGTCGATCCCCATACGCCTGAGGTCAAATTTGGCCCGCGTATGGGTCAGATCGGGATTGGAAACCCGCGCGACCTTGTGCCGGACCCCCGCTGCGTTCGCGAACAGGCAGGCGAGGATGTTGACTTCGTCCCGGTCGGTCACCGCCACTAGCAAGTCGGTTTGGGACAAACCTGCCCGGTCCAGGACTCTGGGGCTCGAACCCTCGCCCGCGACCGCCTGGATGTCCAGTTGTGACGACAGCTCAGTCAGCGCCGACTCGTCCCGGTCGACAACGACAATATCGTGGCGTTCCTCGCTAAGTTTAGCGGCCAAATAGCGTCCGGCGTTGCCGGCACCTACAATCAGGATGCGCATGAATAACGTCCAATTCGAAATTCAAAAGGAATATGCTGGACCAAGAGACCCGCGTCTTCAATCCCGAAAGCGCTCGACGGGGGACCAGCCCCCATTCAGGGTCAGGGCTGGATCTGGCTTCGTTGAGATGCTGGTTTGACGCGGGCCGAGACAACGCAAGAATGCTGCCTTATGGATTTGATGTTCAGCCGCGAGACCTCGGGGGCGAGGCTGGAAGGTCGGCCGATCGTGGCCTTGGAAAGCGCCCTTCTCACGCACGGGCTTCCATTTCCGGCGAACCTCGAAACGGTCCAGAGGATGGAGGCCGCGATCCGCTCCGAAGGGGCCGAGCCCGCGCTCATCGCCGTGGTCGGGGGGCAGATCCGGATCGGCGTCGAGGCGGAGGACCTGGAACGGCTCGCACGCGGCAGATCGGCAAGAAAGTGCAGCGTTCGGGAACTGCCGATTGCCGCCGCGAGAAAGGAAGATGGAGGGACGACCGTGGCGGCAACCGCCTGGCTTGCCCATCTTGCCGGCATTCGGATCATGGTGACGGGGGGCATCGGTGGCGTGCATCGCGGTCAGCCGTTTGATGTGAGCGCCGATCTGGACGCGCTCGCCCGCACGCCGCTGATCGTGGTCTGCTCGGGGGCGAAGGCGATCCTCGATCTGCCTCTGACAATCGAGGCGCTCGAAACGCGGGGCGTGCCGGTTGTCGGATATGGATGCGATGAATTCCCCGCCTTTTACTCGCGACGGTCGGGGTTGCCAGTTGATGTGCGGGTGGATACGCCGCAGGAGGTCGCGGATCTGGCGGTCGCGCGGGACAGTCTCGGATTGAGCGAGTCCCTTTTGGTGTGCGTGCCGGTTCCTAAGGAATTTGACATTCCGGCCGAGGAGATCGCCGACTCGGTTGCGCAAGCCGTAGCGGATGCGGAAAAGATGGGCATCCGGGGCAAGGCGATCACCCCATTTCTGCTCGCCCGCGTATCCGAGTTGACCGGCCAGCGAAGTGAGAGGGCGAACCGGGCCTTGCTGGAGAACAATGCGAGGGTATCGGCTCAAATCGCGGCCGCGGTTCAGAGCCTCCCGCGCGCTCGCAACCGTTGAGGGACATCCCGGCCATGCTGCGGTACATCGCAAGGCGCCTGCTGCAAATGATCCCGACGATGTTCGGCGTGATCCTCGTGACGTTCCTGCTGTTCAACTGGGTAGGGGGCAGTCCGGCCCGTATGAAGTTGGGGGATAAGGCCTCACCGGCCGCGCTTGAGGAATTCGACGAAATTCGCGGATTCAACAAGCCGCTCATCTGGGGGCGTTATGTCAAAACTCGTGCATTGCCGGATGTCGATTTTGACCTTGGGCCGGGCGGTTGGGCGGCAGGCGAGGGTGCGGTCTGGCACGGCGAAGTTCTTCGTGTCCCAGCGGGAGTGCCGTTGAAACCGCCGTTTGCGTTCGAGCCCCCGCGGGATCGGGCCCACGAGTGGCGGATCCGATGGCGGAACCCGGGAGAAAAACGCTGGCGCGTCGAGCGAGTGCCGGTGGCGAGAGGTGACGCGGCCGCTGACGCTCTCACAAGGTGGAGGAACGACCGTGAGCTCGAACTCGGATCGGTCGCCCTGCGGAGGGTTGTGGACGCGCCATGGGATTCGCAGTTGTTTTTCTTTCTCAAGCAGTTGGCTCGCCTCGATTTTGGCGTGTCCAGCAGCGCGAACCAGCCGGTCCGAGACCTCCTTCTGGATGGAATCGGCCCCACGATCTCCCTGGCCCTTCCAATTCTGATGTTGGAGACGGCATTGGCGATTTCGCTCGGTCTGTATAGCGCTGTCTATCGGGGCCGTCTTCCGGACCGGATTCTCGTCATCGGATCCGTGGCCCTGATGAGCGTCAACTATTTGGTGTGGATCGTTGCCGGACAATATGTGCTGGCATTTCGTCTCGGATGGTTTCCCGTGTGGGGATTTGAATCGTTTGCCTATTTGTTGTTGCCCATTTTGGTCGGCGTAGTAAGCGGGCTTGGGGCCGGTGTCCGTTTTTATCGGACAATTTTGCTGGAGGAATTGAACAAGGATTATGTGCGGACAGCTTATGCCAAGGGGTTGAGCCGCGCGCGTGTTCTCTTCGTGCACGTACTCCGCAACGCTGCGGCGCCGATCATCACGCAGGTGGTGCTCTCGCTGCCGTTTCTCTACACCGGCAGCTTGTTGCTCGAATCTTTTTTTGGGATTCCGGGGCTCGGTTATCTCAGCGTCAATGCGATCAATGAGAGCGATGTGGATGTGGTGCGCGCGGTGGTCGTGATCGGATCGGCGTTGTACCTCGTTGCCAATTTGATTGCCGATGTGTTGTGCGCGGCGGCGGACCCCCGCGTCAAACTCTCATGACGTGGCTTCGACACCTGTGGAAGGCCGGCTGGCCGGAGCGGTTCGCTCTCTGCATCGTTGCGGCGTTTGCGGCCATGGCGGTTTACGGCGAGGTTGTGTATCGCCTGCATCGGATTTGGGATCAAACGCCTCCGTATCAGCTTCAAGACCTGGATCGCCGCCACCAGCCCCCGTCGGTGGAGCACTGGATGGGAACCGACGGGCTCGGACGCGATGTCTTCCAGCGTTTGGTACAAGGCGCGCGAATCGCGTTTTATGTCGGGATCATCACCTCGTGCATTGCCATCCCGATTGGGGTGCTGCTTGGATTGCTGGCCGGATATTTTGGTGGCAGGGTGGATGACGCGATTGTCTGGTTGTATTCAACGTTTGCAGCGATCCCCGGCCTGTTGTTTATCCTGGCTGTCTCGTTGGTCGTAGGGAAGGGGTTGCTCGGTGTGTTTCTAGGAATCGGGTTAACCACCTGGGTGGGGATCTGCCGGCTCATTCGCGCGGAAACGATGTCGCACCGGGAACGGGCCTACGTGCAGGCTGCGCGCGTGCTGGGCTATTCCGCGCCGCGAATCTTGTTTCGGCACATTTTCCCCAACGTCTTTCATATCGTGCTGGTGACGTTTACACTCCGTTTTCCCGCTTCAGTAGGAACCGAGGTGTTTATGAGTTTCCTGGGTCTCGGCGTCCAGGGTGAGCCTTCGTGGGGCATCATGCTGAACGACGCCCGCGCACGGCTATGGCAGGGCGTGTGGTGGGAAATGACCTTCGTGACCGCCGCGATTTTTTTGCTGGTGCTGTCCTTCAATATCCTTGGCGACCGTCTCCGTGATCTGCTCGATCCGAGAACACGGCTCGCCGAATCATCGGGAGCAGCTTGATCGGGTGTAGGCGTCCGTCAGCGGTGCAGCCACCACCTGGCGCTCGCGGAGATAAAAAAGAGTCCTGAAAAAATCACTGTGACCATCAGGATGTGGCGGATCCAGGTCTTTTGATACAGGATGTTTCCGTATTCGTGGACGAAATAAATCGCAAGGGCCCCGGCCGCCATAATCAGCAGGCCGGTGATCCACAATCCCCTCGATGAGTGAGGCGCGCGCATACGGCGAATGAATATATCTTGAGCTTCAATTATTCCAATCGGACAATTTGGACTGCTTTTTGGGGAAGCCAACCCGACCGCGAACCATCCTGCACGCGAAGCCACTCGCCTTCGGTTGCGGTTACCCGCAAGGTAAATCCCTCGGGAACGTCAAAGTGAGGGGTCGCGTCGGGAAGCGGCGCGAAGAGGACCTGCTGGCCCGTCGCGGTAACAACTGCCCAGGGCTGCCGCTCATACCAGATCCAATATCCGACCCCGCATACGGCTACCAATGCCACCGCCAAAAGCAACCATCCGATGGAGCGAAGAAGGCGCGGAGCGCCGCGCATCAGCAGAGAGAGTATGAACAGGGCGGATCCCGCCCACCATGAAGCGGTGGCCGCGGATTCCCACTCGTCGCGCGAAAGGCGGGAAAACGCATACTCGAGCATCGAGGGGTCCGCGGGGGAGGGCAAGCCGCGGGATTCGCGAAGAAATCGCACATTGGCCTGCGCATCCGGATCGCGGGGCGCCAACAGGAGGGCGCGGAGATAAGCGGCCATCGCCTCTCCCACACGTCCCTGCCTGGCCAGGGCATTCCCGAGGTTGAAGTGCAGCGCCGGCTCGGAAGGAAACTCGCGGATAAGCTCGCCAAAGATGCGTCCAGCTTCGGAGTAGTTTCCGTTGTCATAGGCCTGTTTGGCTGCGTCAAAACGTGATTCCGGTGATTCATCGCCGGCCTGTGCCGGCGGGGCGACAACAGACAGCCACCAGAGCGCCGCCAAGAGCCACGCAAGGCCTTTCATCGCGCATACCTCCTGCTGGCGCGCAAGAGGTCGGGAGCGCGCTCGATCGCGCGGGCAAGGGCTTCGCGATCCGAGTCGCCGGCCGCCGCAGCCGGTCCGGCAAACTGCAGGCGCTCGCACAACGAGAACAGCGCCTCAAGCTCCTTGCACAAAGCATCGGGCATCCCGCCCGCGCGCAAGCGGCTGCACACGGAGATGGCCGAAATTTGGCCCGGTTCGATCCCCAGTAGCGGCCCGAAATAATCTGCCAAGGCCCGGGAAAGCGAGGC
It encodes the following:
- a CDS encoding pseudouridine-5'-phosphate glycosidase; translation: MDLMFSRETSGARLEGRPIVALESALLTHGLPFPANLETVQRMEAAIRSEGAEPALIAVVGGQIRIGVEAEDLERLARGRSARKCSVRELPIAAARKEDGGTTVAATAWLAHLAGIRIMVTGGIGGVHRGQPFDVSADLDALARTPLIVVCSGAKAILDLPLTIEALETRGVPVVGYGCDEFPAFYSRRSGLPVDVRVDTPQEVADLAVARDSLGLSESLLVCVPVPKEFDIPAEEIADSVAQAVADAEKMGIRGKAITPFLLARVSELTGQRSERANRALLENNARVSAQIAAAVQSLPRARNR
- a CDS encoding ABC transporter permease: MTWLRHLWKAGWPERFALCIVAAFAAMAVYGEVVYRLHRIWDQTPPYQLQDLDRRHQPPSVEHWMGTDGLGRDVFQRLVQGARIAFYVGIITSCIAIPIGVLLGLLAGYFGGRVDDAIVWLYSTFAAIPGLLFILAVSLVVGKGLLGVFLGIGLTTWVGICRLIRAETMSHRERAYVQAARVLGYSAPRILFRHIFPNVFHIVLVTFTLRFPASVGTEVFMSFLGLGVQGEPSWGIMLNDARARLWQGVWWEMTFVTAAIFLLVLSFNILGDRLRDLLDPRTRLAESSGAA
- a CDS encoding ABC transporter permease, giving the protein MLRYIARRLLQMIPTMFGVILVTFLLFNWVGGSPARMKLGDKASPAALEEFDEIRGFNKPLIWGRYVKTRALPDVDFDLGPGGWAAGEGAVWHGEVLRVPAGVPLKPPFAFEPPRDRAHEWRIRWRNPGEKRWRVERVPVARGDAAADALTRWRNDRELELGSVALRRVVDAPWDSQLFFFLKQLARLDFGVSSSANQPVRDLLLDGIGPTISLALPILMLETALAISLGLYSAVYRGRLPDRILVIGSVALMSVNYLVWIVAGQYVLAFRLGWFPVWGFESFAYLLLPILVGVVSGLGAGVRFYRTILLEELNKDYVRTAYAKGLSRARVLFVHVLRNAAAPIITQVVLSLPFLYTGSLLLESFFGIPGLGYLSVNAINESDVDVVRAVVVIGSALYLVANLIADVLCAAADPRVKLS
- a CDS encoding TrkH family potassium uptake protein; its protein translation is MNFRAVFHLISFLPLVMGAAMLVCLGVGAALGDSPNAQLAFALAAGFSLASGAALWAFTRGPVDLNRRDGVGVVAFGWLTSTLLGAIPFVLSGATPSLADAWFESVSGFTTTGASVMSDLESAPRSILLWRAVTQFLGGMGILVLCVAILPLLGSGGMQIYKAEAAGPAKDRLTPRIAVTAKLLWGVYIGLTVVTIALLRWAGMGWFDAVCHAFATTATGGFSTRSASVSAFGNPAIEWIILVVMFLSGINFALHWRLLRGEWSAWARDREWRLYILILAAAAAVILANAGFRNYGGEMSPGLREILFTVVSIMTTTGFTTHDYTLWPALSQYLLFGLMLIGGCAGSTAGGIKVVRVLVLAKQVSREIKLFIQPQAIFNIKIGRQIIDPEIVSMISAFFLIYTLIWATASAMLAAFTPDLKTAVSAAVSCLGNVGPGLGSVGPAGNYAFFPDAAKALLSVCMLLGRLELYTLLVILIPRFWRR
- a CDS encoding tetratricopeptide repeat protein gives rise to the protein MKGLAWLLAALWWLSVVAPPAQAGDESPESRFDAAKQAYDNGNYSEAGRIFGELIREFPSEPALHFNLGNALARQGRVGEAMAAYLRALLLAPRDPDAQANVRFLRESRGLPSPADPSMLEYAFSRLSRDEWESAATASWWAGSALFILSLLMRGAPRLLRSIGWLLLAVALVAVCGVGYWIWYERQPWAVVTATGQQVLFAPLPDATPHFDVPEGFTLRVTATEGEWLRVQDGSRSGWLPQKAVQIVRLE
- a CDS encoding type II secretion system F family protein, with translation MPKFNYIALDARGRESQGEIEADNQTMAIARIRERGLFPTTITEATAKARKTAPTKPGAKTRGSALNMEIKLQAPSFLQKVKPKELMVFTRQLATLVDAGLPLVRSLEVLAKQERNPMLKRALIEMAEAIQSGSTFAEALAQHPRIFNKLYVNMAKAGEVGGVLDKVLLRLAEFMEKAQKIKNKVASAMVYPIVVMVMAVGILTFLMVFIIPKFKEIFSELLEGQALPGLTEFVMGVSGAVAGTVDLGFARVPGLLLVILAIFLIVSLVKLLAKTSAGAYMIDKLKFNLPIFGPLIRKTAIGRFTRTLGTLMSSGVPVLQALNIVRDTAGNEVLARAVSMVHDAVKEGENMAPPIEATKVFPPMVISMVQVGEETGELPEMLMKIADNYDDEVDNAVAGLTSVIEPLLIVFLALVVGTIVIALFLPLISIIGKLS
- the trkA gene encoding Trk system potassium transporter TrkA encodes the protein MRILIVGAGNAGRYLAAKLSEERHDIVVVDRDESALTELSSQLDIQAVAGEGSSPRVLDRAGLSQTDLLVAVTDRDEVNILACLFANAAGVRHKVARVSNPDLTHTRAKFDLRRMGIDLVISQKEECADEIFTILRMPGTLEAVDLFENRVLAVGFKIHMDSPLILQTLKNFPRPDLLQRIRMMALMRANELMIPRGDTQLMIGDELYLCGTPDDVNAFLEWAHPEHKRFEKVVIAGGGDLGLQIALRLEKADMPVVLIERDAERAQFCSQALDKALVIKGNALEQETLENAGVVRGSAFVAATGSDENNIIICLLAEKAGAAFTLAQVTRPEYVPIIGSLSLLDRAVSAHMSMINSILHFVRGKNVKAAAMLHNLPGELLDVVIAPGHRWADKPIRALKVPEDIVIATVLRGENVLPPTGDLVLRIQDRLVLFALPSGVERVEDLFRG